aatgttcctccagtgaaagtagaaagtactctcctctaaatgtacttaaagtagcgacagtaaaagtagtcattgtctgattggtccatttcagaataatatctctgatatgttttataatgattgatcatcaaagtgttctcagagctggtaaaggtgcagctagtttgaatgctttgtatactgcagggtagctgctggatttactgcaggtgaactacagtctgatttaagggtcaTTATAtgtaatcctaatctgcctagcaactaaaggtattaaacacatgtagtggagtaaaagtacaccatgtaCCTCTGTCTACAGATATTGGTATACAGTAATGATGTATTAACCTTCTCCGTGTCTCCGCCCTGCAGAGTTTGATCCTGTCCATCGCTGCTCAGTGGATCGAGGAGGAAACCGCAGAGATCGTTGCGACCAAAGCGGCTTACCTGGCCGAGAATGCCGCCAAGCCCGACCTGAGCGGAGACCAGGCGGCTCTTATGGTAGGCCCAGGGcgatgtcttgttttgtcagccCAAAATCCCAAAGATATTCTCTTTAAAATGATGTCAAACAAAGAAGAGCAGGAAATATAGTACAGATAAGAGAAGCGGCACACTGCATTTCCTGTAATCTGCATGAAAAACTGAAGTTTGGTGTAAAAAATGCCAATAAATAGTCAAATATATCCCTCcaagtttctcaaagtccaatgGGATGTCTCCTTCCAGTCCAACAGCCAACCTTATTCAATGTAATGTGATAGAAATCAGAGAAAGGCAGCATATCCATATATTTGAGAGACTAAATACCcaaatatattcactttaattcAATATAAACATTCTCTGATATTTTGCACGGAAAAATAGCTTTAACAATTCGTGGTTTTCTCCATAACACGGGAAAAATGCCAATCCGGTTTTTCAAAATCCAATGCGATGTCTTTTAATACCTTGTTTTGTCAAAGATATTAACTTTAATTTGgtataaaagacagaaaagtggTTTATTTGTTCAACAAAATGCTGTAAAAAggtgaaaaatgtccatttaaTTTTCTTAAAGACGGATGTTATGTCTTGAATGTCTGAGATATtaactttaatataataaaggcagagaaaagcaggacCTGAGAGGCTGAAAGCAgcatttctgcatgaaaactaactcataaaatgtcataaaaaaggAAGTAATGTCTCAAATCGTCAAAAATATTCACTGTGATATGATTCAGATAATTGATTGACATTTTTGGAAGACAAATGATTTAACTAATAGTCCTTTGGTGTATATAATCTCACAAGATAGTAAAACAGGTCAATCAAAGTCCCTCCAAAACTCCCCTAATATGTACTTTCATATGATAtaacacagagaaaagcagtGCATGCAGTATTTAGAGGCTGAAACCTGTATTCAAGGCATTTCAGATCGTCAATTAGTCATTTGCTCTGTAAAAAAGCCAGAGATGTCTTTCCAAGTTTCTCAAAGTCTGAGGAGAAGTCTTGGATCAAAGAAATTCCCTACACTAAAATCTCCATCACATCTAGAGGCTGAACATCagtgcagaaaataaaaccctgaCTGATAACATGTCAGAGAATAGCTAACCAGTCTGTAAACCCAGCTGTTGTACTCATATGACGACAACGTCTTGAAATCTTTTCACAGGAAATCTGCAAGAAGCTGCACCAGGCCCTGGACAAGATCGATGAGGAAAGATACGATTCTGAGGCCAAAGTGAAGAAGAGCGACAAAGAGGTGAACCCTTAAATTATCACTCTGAGCATTCAGGTTTAATTAATGCAATCCTGCTTCAGTAATCAGGGGAGAGGAAgttcaaacaggaagttagtgaaccctccaacaggaagttagtgaaccctccaacaggaagttaatgaaccctccaacaggaagttagtgaaccctccaacaggaagttaatgaaccctccaacaggaagttagtgaaccctccaacaggaagttaatgaaccctccaacaggaagttagtaaaccctccaacaggaagttaatgaaccctccaacaggaagttaatgaaccctccaacaggaagttaatgaaccctccaacaggaagttaatgaaccctccaacaggaagttaatgaaccctccaacaggaagttagtgaaccctccaacaggaagttaatgaaccctccaacaggaagttagtgaaccctccaacaggaagttaatgaaccctccaacaggaagttaatgaaccctccaacaggaagttaatgaaccctccaacaggaagttagtgAACCCTCCAACTGGAAGTTACtgaaccctccaacaggaagttagtaaaccctccaacaggaagttactgaaccctccaacaggaagttactaaaccctccaacaggaagttaatgaaccctccaacaggaagttagtaaaccctccaacaggaagttaatgaaccctccaacaggaagttaatgaaccctccaacaggaagttagtgAACCCTCCAACTGGAAGTTACtgaaccctccaacaggaagttagtaaaccctccaacaggaagttagtgaaccctccaacaggaagttagtaaaccctccaacaggaagttagtgaaccctccaacaggaagttagtaaaccctccaacaggaagttaatgaaccctccaacaggaagttagtgaaccctccaacaggaagttagtgaaccctccaacaggaagttaattaaccctccaacaggaagttagtgaaccctccaacaggaagttagtaaaccctccaacaggaagttaatgaaccctccaacaggaagttaatgaaccctccaacaggaagttagtgaaccctccaacaggaagttagtaaaccctccaacaggaagttagtgaaccctccaacaggaagttagtgaaccctccaacaggaaccctccaacaggaagttagtgaaccctccaacaggaagctagtgaaccctccaacaggaagttagtgaaccctccaacaggaagttagtaaaccctccaacaggaagttactaaaccctccaacaggaagttagtaaaccctccaacaggaagttagtaaaccctccaacaggaagttagtaAACCCTAGTGTTATCCACCGAGCATCAGACTGGTGGACGACCGCTCTTCAGCCCCGGTAGTAACCGTGACTccgtgtttgtgtttgtgtttgtgtttgtgtttgtgcagattGACGACCTGAAGCTGAAGGTGGTGGAGCTGGCCGGAGTGAAGAAGCCCGCCCTGAAGAAGGTCCGTATGTCCGCAGACAGCATGCTGCAGGCTCTGCTGGGAGGAAAACACAAGGTGACCATGGACCTGAGGGCCAACCTGAAGCAGGTCAAGAAGGAGGTcaaggaggaggtgaggatcaCGGACAGGATCAGTTTGACTGGTTTAAATAGCTGTGTGTTTGGATAACATTcagctgtgtgatgtgtgtgtggcagagcCCAACACAAAGGCCAGATTGAATGGTTTGCTTAAGACATTTCTAGCCGTTTCCTTCAGAATCGTGCAGCGCTACGATCTGTTCCCCATAGAGACGAATGGGAAATCAGAGCTGAAAATACACCAACTTTGAGGTCATACCAATTGATCATACTTTAACGTAGAAACAAGAACTGTAACTGGTTCTGGAGACTCTGGACTTTACTGGATTAAAAGGGTTCTTAGATAGTAAGCACGGTTATCCCAAAAAGCTGTTTACGTTTTGTGAAAGCGTCAGatcttttaatgtgtgtgtatgggacGGAATGTTCAGCGTGAGTGAAGAGCAATATCTGAAACCTGCTGTACATCCCATAATATTCGCTGTACAAACCCTATTTACGATTAGAAAAGTAGAACGTTTCCTGGTAGATGtaggtttttcaaaataaaagcaggccCATTACCTAACCTTGTGCTGACAGGAAGCttaggaaaatgtgttttttcaaaataaaagcccagaGATGAACAGTGTACTGAAAGGGACCTCCCAGAGtggcttgtttttcaaaataaaagccccataaACCAACTGTATACTTAAAGGATTCTTAGAAATATgtgttctttcaaaataaaagcccaaagACTAACATTATAATAAGGAAGCTCAGAGtggcttgtttttcaaaataaaagccccagaaGCTTTTCTATCAATAGCTCCTTAGAGTTGGCAGTATTTGCATCatataaacataattaaaatgtaaataaatatatgattacTTTAGAAGGATATCTGAAGAGTATCAGAAGAATACAGAGGGTTAATATACAGAATAAGTAAGAATACACTACTAAAAACCAGCCTTCTACCACTGAAATATAAACGAGTGTGCGAGGTAGTTGCACttttattaattgaaatgtgTCGTGGCACTATTTGAGGTcagaaaacattgcattttcACTTCAAATGTTGccagaataaatgaaatgatgcacACACCATCCTTGTTAAACCACACAGACATGTATTTCCGGCTCTGTATCTGTATGTACATATCCATGATCAGTCCTTGTCGTTACACACTTCCTGCATCTCTGTGTGTTCTCCGTCCTGCAGGCGAGTGCGGCGGTGGGCGACTGGCGTCAAAACATCGAGGACAAAGCCGACAGGAAGAAGATGTTCGAGACTTCCTAAAGACTTTCACCTCCTGTGCTACCATCGTTGTTACATCTCCGCTGTTCCGTGCAAAAACTAACCTATGccattaaattatttttggaaGAAGGCAATGCTGTCACACTGCAGTTTTTTACACAGTTTGGGAGGTAGTGGGGGTTTCTTTAACTCTCCTTACGGGGGGTTTATTTAATAGGTGTTGGGGCTGGGAGTCTCACGTAGAACAAGAGGCTAATTCTAAATCAGACGAAGCTTTTTCTAAGCCTCTTTATCTTTAATTCAAACTGGTAAATATGAAGTTGGCACAGCCGTTAATCAGGAGTAAGGTGTTGTGTTGACGGTGGAGCAGCAGATGTCAGCAGAGagcctcccccccccacccccctcctctctgcacaTCATCTCTTTTCCTGCCACAAAATGATGCCAATATTTTCATCAAAATCTCAGTCCTACCTCTTCACCGCGATCAAAGAAGAAGCTCTACAGCGGGTGAGTCCCTTCTCCTGTTCTTACTGCACTTTGTGGGGGGTTTCTGCATGACTCTGGtgtgtgaagctgtgtgtgtcccCTGGACGACTGCAAATCATCCTCATTATATCACAGCATCACACATATTCCACCGTGAGCTGCAGCACATCCATCAAAAGAAATGAACCAAACGCTGTTTTTGGAGCAAATTTGGGATCTAATAAATGGGAAAAGTGTTGCATCTCCAAAAGAATGAATGAAGTTGGTTTGCAGTTCCAAAAGTTAAACAATGTTTAAACGTTTTAGGGAGAAAACATCTATTTTACcctgaatggaaaaatgtcaaacGTCCAGTTTTCGCTTTAATGTCTTTTGAgttatttagatattttatttctaaGATATCGACGAAACAAGGTCTTTCCTTTTGCTCCAATATTTGGTCAGATCTTTGAAGCTAAGTATCCAGAGCTTTTAAAGTCACAATAACAAAGTACTTTCCTTCTAAAATGAGTTCAAACTGATCTGAGTCTGCAGATAATGCTTCTGTAATGAAGTGCTTTTGAAGACTTCTGCTTTTACCTTAATTATTCAAAGTTAGGAAGTAATCTGATTTAAAGAAAGTATATATTCTATATAGTTAATGATGATAATAGATAATACTCCTTTAGTCTTTTTGAGGCATTTAAACTGTTCAAGTTATTATTtctatatctttattttatatcgctgcaaaaacattcattatattctctgttttctcttcttaGTATCtttaataaactttgattggtataattttttattttgatcttaATAATAAACTTCAGCGGTGCCGTTCTGCCGAGTGATCAAAAAGACCGGTTCTGGTTAAAGGAAAGTACGTTTCTGCAGGTGATACTTCTTTCCTGAGTTCTGTTACCTGATCTGTTTTTCTAGACTCTTTTCACTACATTTCCTCTACTGAGTACCCTCCCCCCGGTAACAATTGTCCCCCCGCTGCTCACCCGTCCTATAGGTGGGGGAAACAGGGAGGAGACAAATTCTTGAGGATCCTGGGGAGTCTGGGAGTATGGGAGGTATTTGTGGGGGCTGCATTCATTGGTCTGAAGGTGCTCCGCTACCATAAAGAGGGCTGGGGTCTGCTGAGTCGGCACCTCACACCCTATATACCCTGTTTAATCCGTACTGTTCGGGACTTGGCAGCCTGTCCCCCCcttcgtcttcctcctccacgACAGTAGGTGAGCCGGTCTGTGGGCAGCAGGTGGGATTTAAGGGGCTTCAGGGGCTTTCACAGGTGCTGCTGCAGGTGTGGCCGCACAGTTACCGGATTTAACGGATATAACGGGACCTTTCAGGTTAAAGTTTGGACTGATAGAGGGATCTTTGAGTCTGGTTCGGCAGGGTTTTATCGGGGACATCAGCTCATAGTGAAGCCTGTTATACGTGTTGTGTTGGGGGTTTCAAATAATGTTACTTCTGAGGGGTTGGATGTTGAACATCGTTGCTCAAAAATGAGATtaattttgtgaaaaaaagttcCTTAGAGGAAACGTTTTGtttagaaatacaaaatgtagaTTCATGTATAATTGGAAACTATTTATCAGCTTAtatgttgatttgtttgcttGTCAGTGTGGAAATTGCATGTTtgcaggcttttattttgaaattaagaATTGGATATGCACTAATTGAACACTCCTTACAATCAGTACCCAGTTACATGTTTCTCTCTCCTTGGGAAGTTCTTGAAAAACTTAAAATAAGGCATATGGTGGATTGTTATTGAACGTTGAATTAATTCGATTATTTTCGAAGGATTTAATGATAattatttggtatttttctGGCTGTAGTTGTTGGGATTGCTGTGACTCAAGTTAGATTTTGGAAAAAGCTGATTGAGCTTTAAGAGGAAAGTTCCCTCTGAGGATTTAAAGTGAATTCATGAAccgtttttaatgttttaatgaacTGTCTCTAAATTTGGCTGCTGTTGAGCTTCATAGCGGCTCTTCTTTGAGCCCTCAAAGCCTCGGCGTTATCGTTTATTGGTATCTTTTATGATTCCCGATTCTCTAAATTGTTCCCCGAGGCGTTTCTGGTCACACCTCGGCGTCGCATGCCTGCAGGATGTCTGAATTAGCGGCGCCGGTGTTAGCGGCTCGCTCCCCGTGCTCGGCGCCACATTTCTGGGTCTCAGCTGGAGGCATTTAGTGCAGCGGAGGAGAACTTTGAATTCCCGGCAGGAATGTGTTCAGAGGGCTGGGGGTAAAGAGCGTGACCCCGCCCGTTTAAAATTAGCCGGTTTGTGCTCGCTGGCAGCCGGTTTTCCATGATCGGGAAGCAGATCGTGTTTCAGGTCAAAGGTGGCTGATTGATAACGGGGAGCGGAGCGTCATGTGACCTGTCTGCTCATGTTTAACGGTTCTCTGTCTCCCAACAGGGTGTGAAGAGCACAAGCAGCCAACATGTCTGAGTGAGTACACCTCTTATCTTTAATCCTGGCTTCAATTAACGATGTTCAATTAGAATGAGATGTTAATTGGATTTTAATTTGGACAATTTGGTGAACTTTTGGGTCGTTATTTGGGTTTTTCATTCCTTTACTTTTGTATATTTGCAATACTTAGGCCATTTTATGACTTGTTTAAAGGCCAAACAGGTAGAGTTCAAGCAACCTAATTCAAAGATATAAAATACAGAGTAAAAAGTCAAACAGCAATACTGACTTAaagtaaagaataaatacaactgaaataatataatgataacTAACACTTCATTCATTTTACAGCTTTATGAATTCCTGCTGATCTCTTAGTGAGTCTTGGATTTAAGCACCAGTGTGAATGTCAGATTGTGTTACAGCACGGGGTCTCTCCTTTTAGGATTACTATCAGGGATTAACACCACACACTGTAAAGGTGTACAATTCACAGAGTTTCTCCAAATATGCAGGACACCAGATTACCGATGTGTTGCTACGAtatgtacaaaaacacatccaatCGTGCGCAATGATCGGGACTGATGTGCTATGACTTTTTAAAGAGAATCACTTAGCTGTTTTCACGCAAATCCCCCAAAAACTGCAAACCTTTCCCCCACAGGAATGGATGGGAAAACGCGTGCTCAGAGCTCAAAATCACCCAACTTTGGGGTCATGCTGATCGGGCATACTTTAACTTAGAAGCGAGAATCACACTTTAAACATCTCTGGAGACTCTCGACTTTATTGGACTAAAAGGGTTTTAAGATAGATGGTACGGTTTTCCTACAATCACAGTTTAAGTTTGGTGAAGTTTCAGATGTTATAATGGGTGTGTATGGGGCCGAATGTTCAgagtgatgacatcatcatcagAGGGTAGAGGTGGCTTTAAATCGcctgacaaaaaaaagcatcttACACCTGCTCCGAATCCCATAATATTCACTCTTTCCACATAACTTTAGATGATGAAGTCAGCTACTATTCTATATGTTTGCATCATATCAAAGTGACCTACAAATCTGGGCCCAAAAGCCTCGAATATCCTCCTAAAACCTTTGAAAACGCTTCCGTAAAAAAGCCTCACAGATTCTGTCATTCTTAATCTACAGTGTACACGCTGAGCTGCTCCTTTGGGACTCTGTTGGATTAGTTGAATCGAAGTGTCCGTCCCTCTGAAGCGTCTCTGGGACGtgtcttcacattttaaagtgaagtgAGCACATGTGAATGTTGAGCTGAAGGTCAGCCTGCAGCTTCAGATGACAGCAGCTGTCTGAGCGGAGCCACGCTGCGGCTATAATTAATATGTATATTCTCGGGTATTTAAAGAAGCATTTCATTATCCcgttaatactttttaaaacgttcacatgtttgcattttgttGAATGAAATGACTCCTCTAGAATTCATGGTTCTTCACAAttttactgaaaatgttttgctgtAATGGTAAAGGATGTTACATGTTAGAGTAAAGGTCTGATGTTACTCCTTATTATGCAAGCTGTAACGGCATCTTTAAAAGGATACGCTAACGATGGGATACTTCACTTTTCCAGAGGCTCATATCtatatgaatatattacatTGATCTCAAATGTTTGGAGAGATGCTAAAAATGCTTTTCCTTACACAATCAGGGAGGTAGAAGCATCAGTTAGTAATAAGTGTACTCCTTCACGTTATGCTTTATGATGAAAATGAAAGATGGATCTCTGTCTCACAGTGGAAAGAAAATGACGTCCAGCCGCAGGCATCATCTGAAGGTGAGACTCCTTTTCTTCTCAGTTACGTCTCGTTTCCATTGATCTATTTCAGATATCTGACAttattttccttctcctcctgcagagcctGATGCTTCAGATCGCCGCCGGCTGGATCGAGCAGGAGAAGAAGGACAACATCGCCGCCAAGGAGGCGTACATGTCCGAGAACTGCCCCACCCCCGACCTGGGCGGAGACATGGCCGCCCTGCAGGTGAGGCAAAATACTGATAACCTCTCTGATACACCTGCAGAAATAATATATACCACACCTAACGTACCAATACCACACCTAACGTACCAATACCACACTgtaagtactaataccacactgtaagtactaataccacactgtaagtactaataccacactgtaagtactaataccacactgtaagtactaataccacaccTAAAGTACTTATACCACACTgtaagtactaataccacaccTAAcgtactaataccacactgtaagtaccaataccacactgtaagtaccaataccacactgtaagtactaataccacactgtaagtactaataccacactgtaagtactaataccacaccTAAAGTACTTATACCACACTgtaagtactaataccacaccTAAcgtactaataccacactgtaagtaccaataccacactgtaagtactaataccacaccTAAAGTACTTATACCACACCTAAcgtactaataccacactgtaagtactaataccacactgtaagtactaataccacaccTAAcgtactaataccacactgtaagtactaataccacaccTAAcgtactaataccacactgtaagtactaataccacactgtaagtactaataccacaccTAAcgtactaataccacactgtaagtactaataccacaccTAAcgtactaataccacactgtaagtactaataccacactgtagatgtactaataccacactgtagatgtactaataccacacttaaagtactaataccacactgtagAAGTACTAATATCACatttaaagtactaataccacatttaaagtactaatatcacatttaaagtactaataccacatttaaagtactaataccacatttaaagtactaataccacattTAAAGTACTTATACCACACTGAAAGGTGAACTATAGATCCTTCAAAGGAAGCTgatgtttttatatgaaatgaTGCAGTCCTTTACAAGGTTTCTGAAATTGGcgaattacaataaataatgatgctgatgctgataCTGATactgatgctgatgctgatactgatgctgatgctgatgctgatgctgatgctgatgctgatgctgatgctgatgctgatgctgatgctgatgctgatgctgataCTGATGCTGATactgatgctgatgctgatgctgatgctgatgctgatactgatgctgatgctgatgctgatgctgatgctgatgctgatgctgatactgatgctgatgctgatgctgatgctgatgctgatgctgataTTGATGCTGATATTGATAttgatgctgatgatgatgctgATATTGATactgatgctgatgctgatgatgatgctgATATTGATactgatgctgatgctgataTTATTGATTGACGTAGTTTACTCTCACTATGCAGGATGCTTCAGTAGATGAACGTGTGTTTTGTGTATACATTCTTCAGTAAACGTTGGGGAACAGTTTGCAGATTggtgatgtttgtgtgttttgtgactCGTCAGGAACTGTGCAAGAAGCTGCACCAGGCCCTGGACAAGATCGATGAGGCGAGGTACGACTCCGAGGCCAAAGTGAAGAAGAGCGACCTAGAGGTCAGTGCTGATTAACTCTCTAGCGTTGTAGTCGTTTAGTTGCTTGTACCACTTTTTACTGCTCCTTGTGACCTCTCATCATAACTCTGTAATCCACAAGAACCACCGCTGTAGTGTTAGTCCGTAAATATGGAGAAGCAGCAACAAATCAGCTGCTATCTAAAGTTGACATGGTATTAAATCACTTCTCCAGCAGATGTAGCTTTAGCATCAGCTTGATATAAAGTCACGTTGAGATGTTTCTCTGCCTCAGATTGACGACCTGAAGCTGAAGGTGGTGGAGCTGGCCGGAGTGAAGAAGCCCGCCCTGAAGAAGGTCCGTATGTCCGCAGACGCCATGCTGCAGGCTCTGCTGGGAGGAAAACACAAGGTGACCATGGACCTGAGGGCCAACCTGAAGCAGGTCAAGAAGGAGGTcaaggaggaggtgaggaaggagCACGCATGATCACAGAAGCTCGAAATAAGCTCTCAGTTTCCATCGCCGTGTCTCAGTTCAGATACTTCCTTTGTACGCCGCGTGTCGTTCACTGTGAAGACCATGAAGTAACAATTTCCACTGTTCGCTAGCTAGTTACACTGTTTGGGGTACCAAATGAAAACAGACTGCTCAATTAACCCAAAGAAATGGACAGAGGCTCCTTTTCAACACCAGTATACAGTGTGTGAATTTCGACAGGGTAGCTTTGTCTCAAATCAAACGAGGCAGGAAGTGATGATTGgagctgtaagctagctagctagttagcaacGTTATCTTTAGAGGTAGCAAATCATTACAGGCCGCTGAATTAAAGGTATAGTTAAAAGACACTTAGAAGGGAAATGTCTCCTGTGACAAATCATTTACAATATTCATAACTTTTGAGTCGATGGTGTGAATGATGTTATAATGAGGTCGTTTTCTCCAGTTACATCTCAATAAGGATTTAGATTCTTTAATTCAATTACCAAATCCACAATGTAAGCAGCGCTCAACTTTAGGCAAAAGTCTTGCATTAGAATTGCTTATCAATTAAAACTACTAAAGTATCGTCTTTATAAAGTCCGTGTTGCGCAGACGATACTGCTGTTCTCCTGTTAGAGTAGCATCTTGTTTTATGCGTTAGTTCATTTAgtccagtggttcccaaacgaGGCATTGGGCTCCTCTAAAGGGCTCAGCAGaggaatcagaaatcctttatttttccGACAGCGGGAACATTTTACAGTTTCAAAACAGCAAAGTATTAATAGTCGTAGTGAGTCAATCAGCCCATAATTGACTTAACACGTAACTCTTGTAGTTCAAATGTTTTGGTATTGATGAGCTGTTGTTCTCTGCAGTCGACGGACGCGCTGGATTGGCGTAAGAACATCGACGATAAGGCCGACAGGAAGAAGATGTTCGAGACTTCCTAAGAAGTTTTCCCGAAGGTGTGAGGAGGAGACGTGCGGCCCGAGGTCCGACAGATTagacattttcctttttttagtgATAACTCCGCCCCCCGACAGACTGAATCAACACCAAGTGACGCCAACGTGTACGTAGTTAAAATGTctgacagaaaaacagcatttcttaAATGTACAGGTTTTCATGAAGTcattagaaataaatgttttgaaatgaggATTAATTTGTCTTACATTTATCTGCTTAATAAG
Above is a genomic segment from Eleginops maclovinus isolate JMC-PN-2008 ecotype Puerto Natales chromosome 2, JC_Emac_rtc_rv5, whole genome shotgun sequence containing:
- the LOC134874756 gene encoding troponin I, fast skeletal muscle-like → MSEGKKMTSSRRHHLKSLILSIAAQWIEEETAEIVATKAAYLAENAAKPDLSGDQAALMEICKKLHQALDKIDEERYDSEAKVKKSDKEIDDLKLKVVELAGVKKPALKKVRMSADSMLQALLGGKHKVTMDLRANLKQVKKEVKEEASAAVGDWRQNIEDKADRKKMFETS
- the LOC134874791 gene encoding troponin I, fast skeletal muscle-like gives rise to the protein MSDGKKMTSSRRHHLKSLMLQIAAGWIEQEKKDNIAAKEAYMSENCPTPDLGGDMAALQELCKKLHQALDKIDEARYDSEAKVKKSDLEIDDLKLKVVELAGVKKPALKKVRMSADAMLQALLGGKHKVTMDLRANLKQVKKEVKEESTDALDWRKNIDDKADRKKMFETS